In the Brachionichthys hirsutus isolate HB-005 chromosome 13, CSIRO-AGI_Bhir_v1, whole genome shotgun sequence genome, CGCCTGCTACCCTCGGTCGGACCGCTGCAACTATCAGAACCGCTGCCCCAACGGTTCCGACGAGAAGAACTGCTTCTTCTGCCAGCCGGGGAACTTCCACTGCAAGGTACCCAGATCCGTCAGCGCCGCCGGCACCGAGAGCATGCGGCCTCTGACCCGGTctgcgtgacctctgacccgcaGAACAACCGCTGCGTGTTCGAGTCGTGGGTGTGCGACGCCCAGGACGACTGCGGCGACGGCAGCGACGAGGAGCGCTGTCCCATCGTGGTTCCGACCCGGGTCATCACCGCCGCCGTCATCGGCAGCCTGATCTGCGGCCTCCTGCTGGTCATCGCCCTCGGCTGCACCTGCAAGCTCTACTCGCTGCGCATGTTCGAACGCAGGTGAGGCCACGCCcacggcctctgattggctctcattGGAAGCTTTGATTCAAAGCTCGCCGTTTGGCCGATCCAGGTCATTCGAGACGCAGCTGTCCagggtggaggcggagctactGAGGAGGGAAGCCCCGCCCTCTTACGGCCAGCTGATAGCCCAAGGACTGATCCCACCTGTTGAAGATTTCCCAGTGTGCTCTGGGAGCCAGGTAAACACGCCCACCTGCATTCAGCTgcacctgaagaagaaagagacgACTGCTTTGATCATTCttccctggatgagacgccggTTTCTTTAGCTCCGCCCTTCATTGAGCTGGTTTTGGGTTTTCAGGAGACTCACCTTGAGTCCAGTCGGACGTCTTCTCATGTCCTCGTCCTTGTCTCCTGTCCTTAGGCGTCCGTCCTGGAGAACCTCCGTCTGGCGGTTCGCTCTCAGCTTGGCTTCACTTCCCTCAGACTGCCGTCCTCTGGTCGTCATAGCAACCTGTGGCGCCGCCTGTTCACCCTGTCCCGCTCCCGGCGATCCGGTTCTTTGGCTCTGGTCTCCGCTGACCTGGAGGACAGCGCCGGCACCGGGAGCACGGGGAGTTCCGGCTCGGACCTGCTCTCTCCGGACTCCGACGACACGGACACAGAGGGCGAGCGAGGGAGGGAGCGTGGCGTGGGCGCGGTGGGCGGGGCCGTCGCCCCTCTCCCCCAGAAAACCCCGCCCTACTCCAGTGTGGAGGCAGTGGTTTCCCTGACAACGGCCGCCACCTCGGCCCCAACGCCTGGCCGTGATCGAGACCGCGGCAGGCCCACAGAGCCCCCACCCGATTCCAGCCATGTTACCGTGGTAACGTCCAGGCCGGCACCCGTCCCCTGTAATCTCAATGGCGCAGATCGCCGGGCTCCACCCACCTCTGCCCTGCGGCGTCTGGCTCAGAGCCTGCACCGCCTCGCCAGGAACTTGACCAGAACTGgccagaaccagcaggaccagAGCTGGACCAATCACAGTCCACTTCGCCACCTGGAGACAGGAAGGGGTGGGGCCGAGGCCACAGAGCaacgaggaagcagcgaggaagaggaggacgtgGAGCTGCTGATCCCTGTGTCCGactcagactcctcctcctcctcacttacTGATGCCCGACAGTCAACGCTGGTGCcacacccctcctcctctcatcatcGCCATGGAAACGGCTCTCGCGGCGGGCGGGACGGCCCCTGTGAACACTGTGGGATGGTCCACACGGCTCGGATCCCTGACGCCTGTCTGGAGGCCGCGGGCAAGACGGAGAGCAGCGAcgacgagctgctgctgctctgctgaagggctagcatgctaactagcACGCTAACTAGCACGCTCATACCCTCTTCTAGTTTTACTGCTCATGTTCCGTCTACTGGCTAACATCGCTAATGATGAACAGCAGCACACGCCGCTAGCCAACATGCTACCACCTCACACCGGAGGACTGTTAGCCGTTTACATTATGGACAgtctgttagcatgctagctgaaTGTTAGCTCTGTGCTACGGGCTCCCAGTCCGTCCGTTAAACAGCTCCCTCCCTGCTGGCGgcgtccggtccggtccggtccggtccgacCCCCCTCTTGTTGACAATGAGGACGTAGAACTTTTCCCTTGATTTATGTTTacgagttcccccccccccccacacacacacacacacacacacacacacttgtgtatttgtaactgttCGGCTCAATGAAACTGAACATGTAGAACGAATCGACTGCTTGATGAACACGCAGTCAACTTTGTTAAAAACGAAGCACAAGAAATACATTCACTCCGTCAGCTTGCAGGAggctgatgctaatgctagctgcgCTACCTCGTCACGCTCCTCATTGGTCAGCTTTGTTCTGGTTGCCTGGGTTACGTTTTTATCTGTTGGGTTCTCGCTGCCCTTTTTTAGAGGTAAAGGTTCCAGATTAGATCGTTCTTGAGAATCTAAGGTGTCTTAaagtgaggtcaaaggtcataaGAACCAGTCTGGCTGACGAAGACGTATCTGGACTGTCCGGGTCTCGCTGCGGGACATCCCTATACTTGTTTGGTACTCTTTGTGTAAGTATTTATTAATGACTTTATTATTGTGCCTGCTTGTTTTTGAGCTGCATGATGTTTGATGTCTTTTTGTTGAGtctaatgtaaaaataataaaagaacgAAGCTGTTAAACTGATTAGATTCAAGTTTCCACCTCGTATTTTGAAGATTGAGCGCAGATGTTTTCACACTGGCTCGAATACGTTACGCTGTGACGTCATCGAAACGCGACAGTCGGTCAGTTACGCAGTTTGTTTTGTCGGATTTGTTGCGGAGTCAGTGTAACCCCTTTTATCCGGATAAAGCGGCCCCCGGCTCGGTCTAGAACCCGAGCAGAGTTCGTCTCGGTCCGGATAAGACCGAAGTCCGGCTCCTCGTCGCAGTTATTCGAAGAGCTTTGAGACGCGCCGTGCTGCCAGCTGGCTAGCTGTTAGCATCAGCAGATAGCCGCAGTGCGTTTGATTCGTCTCCCCGATGGAGGGTCCTGCCGGCGGGGGAGGAGCCGTTCTGAGCGGGGGGAACGTCCCGGCCTTCGTCGCTAAGCTGTGGATCCTGGTGGAGGACCCCGACACGGACCCGCTCATCTGCTGGAGCCCGGTACACGCAGTAGCTTAGCATAACGTAGCATATGATAGCacgcagctagcagctagcacgCAGTATGTCCAGCCAATGTAAACCTGACAGTCCTTTGTTGTTGAGGATTAAAGTCGAGGTaagttagccgttagcttcaaCATTTAACTTCTGCACCCAgggagctaacggctaacggctaacagctGATCGGCGCTAATGCGATGGTCGGGCAGAGTAGCTCTAGATTAAATAGCTGCAGTAAAGAGAACTGAGTCCCAGCAGAGACCCTAACCAGGTTAACCACTAACCAGGTTAACCAGGTTAACGTTAATGTTCTCATCAGGACGTAGAACGATTGAGCCTCCGTGATGATTGATCGATGTGATCAGCAGCCCGTTGCTTTGTTGTGTGGCAGAGCGGAACCAGCTTCCACGTCTTCGATCAGGCCCGGTTCTCCAAAGACGTTCTACCAAAGTTcttcaaacacaacaacatggcCAGCTTCATCCGGCAGCTCAACATGTGTGAGTGGCCGTCCGACCGACCGGCCGTGTGAGCGCCCGCGCCGTGACCCGGCGTGCGTTTGTGTCCCCGCCCCCAGACGGCTTCCGTAAGGTCGTCCACATCGAGCACGGCGGTTTGGTGAAGCCGGAGACGGACGACACCGAGTTCCAGCACCCGTTCTTCACCAGAGGACAAGAAcgcctgctggagaacatcaagCGCAAAGTCACCAACGTCTGTCCCCGGGGGCGCCGGCCGTGCAGCCGTCGTCACGGTAACGCAGGTGGTGAATCGcctgtttctgcttctgtgctgtgattggctcaggtGTCGTCCGTGCGCCAGGAGGAAGTGAAGATCTCCGCGGAGGACGTCAGCAAGATCCTGAACGACGTCCAGATCATGAAGGGGAAGCAGGAGACCATCGACTCCCGGATCATGACCATGAGACTGTAAGACGGCCCCGCGGGGGCCGGGGCCGGGCCCGGGGGGCCGGCGGCTCGGacccgggaccgggaccgggaccggaccCGGGTCTAACGTCCCCCGATCCCGTCTGTTTCAGGGAGAACAAGGCTCTGTGGAGAGAAGTGGCCAGTCTGAGGCAGAAGCACGCCACGCAGCAGAAGGTCGTCAAGAAGGTAATCAATAGCCGATAATCAGCAATCAATACATCAGCGGATCAGTCCATCGGCCGTCGGCGGCTTCGGGTGATGGGATCTCGTTTCCCGTTTGCTCGACGGGAGGGACGGCGCTGATTCTGTTGGAGGCGCCTGATTGGCTGTCGATGTCGTATCAATAATGTTTCTTCCTGCAGCTGATCCAGTTCCTGGTTTCTCTCGTCCAATCAAACAGGATTCTGGGAGTGAAGAGGAAGATGCAAGtttacctcacacacacacacacacacacacacacacctacacacacctacacacacacacacacacagacacacacacacacagacacacacacacagacacctacacacacacacacacacctacacacacacacacacacctacacacacacacacacacctacacacacacacacacacctacacacacacacacacacacacacacacctacacacacacacacacacacacacacacacacacagacacacacacacctacacacacctacacacacacacacacacctacacacacacacacacacctacacacacacacacacacacacacacctaaacacacacacacacacacacacacacacctacacacctacacacacacacacacacctacacacacacacacacacacacagagcaccgGAGTGAATATTTACTGCTTTCTATTTCGCTCTTGCCGCAGCCCTCTCATGCTGAATGACTCTAGCTCCGCCCACTCCATGCCTAAATACAGCCGGCCGCTCTCATTGGAGGTAACCGCCCACTTCCCCACAAATACTTCATCGCTGCCGaactgatctgatctgatcagtTCTGCGTTTTCAGGCGGCCAGTCTGTTTTCAGCCGACTCCTCGCCCGCCTCTGGACCAATCATCTCTGACGTCACAGAGGTGGCCACACCCACAGCTCAGGATCTGGTCAGCGATTGGATGGACGCGGGGTAAGGACATGTCGTTCCCCTCCTCTGATTGCTCAGCACGTTCTAACGGCCAATCCGTCGTCGCCTGCAGAGAGAGCCAATCAGTCAGCGTCAAACTGGAGCCGCCCAGTCCTGATGGGGAGGAGTGTCCTGTCCTTGAAGGCGGAGTTTTATCTGTAGACACACCCCTCTCCCCCACCACCTTCATCAACTCCATCCTACAGGATGAGACACAGCTGATGGCAAACGCCACCACCGCTCCAACAACAGGTACCGCCCCCTGCTTCGAGAacaggccacgcctcctcctgATACTAGAccaggccacgcctcctccttGTATTTCGTGACTGCCGAATCTTTGTGTGTATTAATTATTATGGATTAATGATCAGTGCGTTCGTCTTTGTACTTTCATtgattataaattatttttttatttctgtagtcGCCCCCGTCGTGACGGGCCCATCTACCGCTGGGCCCCTCCCACCTGCCCCAGCCAGCCAATTACCGTCATCTGCATCCGCCCCAAATGCCACCCTCAGCTCCGCCCATCCATGTCAGACGGTCGCCTGCATCGACAGGTGAGTCTTTACACCTGGGGCTTCGGCCggggcgcggcgcggcgcgacCTTATCGATGACCAGGCCGCCGTGTCTCAGGCTCCAGCTCTCTGACCACGTGGAAAGCATCGACGGCAGTCTGGAGAACCTGCTGAACTCGCAGTCCGTCACCTTCGACACCTCGCCGCTCATGGAGGTCAGTCTGCCCAGTATCACCAGTATGTGGCGCCGGCGAGGCTTAGAGGCACACCTGAACAGAGAacttgtgtgtgttcagttctTCAGCTCGACCTTTCCTGCCGGCGACTTCGACATCGACAGTTTGGACACTGTGAGATAACAtacagacttttattttgatattgaCTTTCCTGTCATAAATATTTTCACAGTAAGAGCATCTATAAAGGATCAATGCGTTGAtaactgtgatgtcactgtttcCTCTCAGCTGCTCTCCGATGACTTCGCTAAAGGAAGTGATGAAAGCGGCGACCACACAGGTAACAGCcgatggccagcagggggcgactcCCCTGGTTTATGGGTTGATACCTGTGGGGGGGTGTGGACTGGGCCtcttgtttttgattttggTCCCATTGAGAGGAAAAGGGGTGTGGCTACCCTGTGTCTGACGCTTTAAAAATGGGTGTGGCCACACTGACGCATTAAAAAGGGGTGTGGCTTGTTCCTGTTCACCAAAGTGGTGACTCTCTGTtgctttctgattggtccagggAAACAACTGGTCCACtacacagcctcacctgtcctGGGATCTGAGCCAATCAGTTTGGGGGAGGGCGTGGCTGACCTGCCCGTCCTGCTCGAGATGGAGGCGCAGCGTTTCTTCAGCGCCGACTCGCCCGCTGATGACACGCCCACTGCCCTGCTTGGCCAGGACTGTGACCTCTGACATTATCGGGAGGGGCAGGGacatcgccatagcaacaggacagtctgcagcagcagtagcagaaAGTCAATCAGCTGTAGATCgatcaaaatgttttatcatGCAGAGGTTTTGATGAGTATTTACTAGTTTATGTATTGGTTTtcttctgctcttcttttttgGCGCTTTATTCAACTTCCCAGATCACCACGGTAACGTCTGCAGCCTCGTCCAATCGGAGGCTTGGGGGGGTGTCATGTGACCCGGCCGCTCTGCATGTGGATTTCGTTGTCTTTGCGTTAAATATTGCAAACTAAGAGAATATTTTTGAAGTTTATCATAAGTGAGAGACTCTATCACGGAGACGACCTTGTAGCTGATTGGCTCATTGATCTGCGGCGATCGATGGATTCTGGTTCACATTAAAAGTCAGTTTGTTTATCCGTGTCTCCGTTTCTCTGCCGTCGAGATGAAGACGTCAAACCGGAACATATTTATATATCGACAGGCTGacgggaggaaggaaggaagagcaacaggaagtgaacgtTGAGTGACTAAAAGGTGGACTCTAGAGTCCAGCGTCtgtccccccccgtcccctgGATGGACATCCTGCTCCGCCCCCCCTGTGCAGGTGATCCTCTGCGTGAGGAGGGATGATCCAGCGTCTTCATCAGGTAGGATCAGCGTCTGATTGAGGGGCCAGCTAGCAGGCTAGCACGCGGCTAGGCTAACTGAAGACGCTAACCCCTTCTGAGGCACAGATCAGATTATTGATGAGGAACTAATCGTCAAGCAAAATACAAATTCTCATTGTGATGAGAATAGAAAAAAGGTTTAATGTAGACATTTTGAACCACATTGTACAATTCTGACTGAAGATGTCGTAAACAGAATCGCCGAGCATCAGAAATTCAGTCAAATGTTCCGTCGTGTAAGATCCTAAACAAAATGTCTATAAACAACTTAAATAACAACGCAGCAGGCGGGGCCTGCAGCTAGTGGGAGGGGTCTGATCTCCTGGGCCTTGTTGATTGGTTGGTACACTGGAATCGGTAGCGCAGGAATCGAACTCGCGGCTTGATGTGGAAGTCAGCAGGTATCCTCCAGTTCCACATTTTTTGCACCTGCAAAAAGTCGATTAGAGTGATGTCATCGTCAcgagtgtgatgtcatcatcaggagtgtgatgtcatcatcaggagtttattatattatcacgtt is a window encoding:
- the hsf1 gene encoding heat shock factor protein 1; this translates as MEGPAGGGGAVLSGGNVPAFVAKLWILVEDPDTDPLICWSPSGTSFHVFDQARFSKDVLPKFFKHNNMASFIRQLNMYGFRKVVHIEHGGLVKPETDDTEFQHPFFTRGQERLLENIKRKVTNVSSVRQEEVKISAEDVSKILNDVQIMKGKQETIDSRIMTMRLENKALWREVASLRQKHATQQKVVKKLIQFLVSLVQSNRILGVKRKIPLMLNDSSSAHSMPKYSRPLSLEAASLFSADSSPASGPIISDVTEVATPTAQDLVSDWMDAGESQSVSVKLEPPSPDGEECPVLEGGVLSVDTPLSPTTFINSILQDETQLMANATTAPTTVAPVVTGPSTAGPLPPAPASQLPSSASAPNATLSSAHPCQTVACIDRLQLSDHVESIDGSLENLLNSQSVTFDTSPLMEFFSSTFPAGDFDIDSLDTLLSDDFAKGSDESGDHTGKQLVHYTASPVLGSEPISLGEGVADLPVLLEMEAQRFFSADSPADDTPTALLGQDCDL
- the lrp12 gene encoding low-density lipoprotein receptor-related protein 12, with product MARTPACRRSCSPAVYVLVLSGCIAASQRNDNVYVSGISNACGDVAALLRPSGGVVTSPGWPFQYPSGLNCSWNIRARPGDTVTISFQDFDLQGSRRCSSDWLSISSYRRPDGLRLCGSALPPPHISSQDHVWIHFHSDGSLTGKGFRLSYVTGNPEASGCDLEQFHCSNGKCVPDAWRCNSMDECGDGSDEELCLDSPFSFQPCSPDQFPCLSRYTRLYTCLPRSLRCDGSIDCQDLGDEIDCDGAPCGERMRNFYGSFSSPNYPDFYPPGSNCTWLIDTGDHRKVVLRFTDFKLDGTGYGDYVKVYDGLEENPRRLLRVLTAFDSRAPLAVVSSSGQLRVHFNADKINAARGFNVTYQVDGFCLPWEVPCGGNWGCYAEQQRCDGYWHCPNGRDELNCTSCPEDEFPCSRNGACYPRSDRCNYQNRCPNGSDEKNCFFCQPGNFHCKNNRCVFESWVCDAQDDCGDGSDEERCPIVVPTRVITAAVIGSLICGLLLVIALGCTCKLYSLRMFERRSFETQLSRVEAELLRREAPPSYGQLIAQGLIPPVEDFPVCSGSQASVLENLRLAVRSQLGFTSLRLPSSGRHSNLWRRLFTLSRSRRSGSLALVSADLEDSAGTGSTGSSGSDLLSPDSDDTDTEGERGRERGVGAVGGAVAPLPQKTPPYSSVEAVVSLTTAATSAPTPGRDRDRGRPTEPPPDSSHVTVVTSRPAPVPCNLNGADRRAPPTSALRRLAQSLHRLARNLTRTGQNQQDQSWTNHSPLRHLETGRGGAEATEQRGSSEEEEDVELLIPVSDSDSSSSSLTDARQSTLVPHPSSSHHRHGNGSRGGRDGPCEHCGMVHTARIPDACLEAAGKTESSDDELLLLC